Genomic window (Microbacterium oxydans):
GATTGCCGTGAAGATGTCGATGGTGCCCGACTTCAGGGTGACGATGGCGCGCTTGGTGTCCTTGCGCTTGCCGGTTCCGAAGCGGGTGCGGCGAGCCTTGCCGACGCGGTTGAGGGTGTTGACCCCTGCGACCTTGACGCCGAAGATCTTCTCGATGGCGAGCTTGATCTCGGTCTTCGAAGCGC
Coding sequences:
- the rplW gene encoding 50S ribosomal protein L23, with product MSEQASVLQTALNKDPRDIILKPVVSEKSYGLIDEGKYTFLVDPRASKTEIKLAIEKIFGVKVAGVNTLNRVGKARRTRFGTGKRKDTKRAIVTLKSGTIDIFTAIG